A single genomic interval of Flavobacterium sp. N2820 harbors:
- a CDS encoding DUF4136 domain-containing protein, which yields MKTLKLLSILLIATLASCSSVRVNADYDKKAVFTNYKSYAYLKNGIDKAEISDLDKKRILYSIDEVMSAKGFVKSENPDVLISIFTKERERVDIYNNMGFGWGWNPYWGMGYSNVTTSQEGSLFIDIIDAKTKELVWQGEGTGSLTKNTDKKDARIKEFVSKILEQYPPK from the coding sequence ATGAAAACATTAAAATTACTTTCGATACTTTTGATAGCAACTTTAGCTTCTTGTAGTTCAGTTAGAGTAAATGCTGATTATGACAAAAAAGCCGTTTTTACAAATTACAAATCCTATGCTTATTTAAAAAATGGTATTGATAAAGCTGAAATTTCAGATTTAGATAAAAAAAGAATCCTTTACTCAATTGACGAAGTAATGTCTGCTAAAGGATTTGTTAAATCAGAAAACCCTGATGTGTTAATCAGTATTTTTACGAAAGAAAGAGAACGCGTTGATATTTACAACAATATGGGATTTGGCTGGGGCTGGAATCCTTATTGGGGCATGGGATATTCTAACGTAACCACCTCTCAAGAGGGAAGCCTTTTTATTGATATTATCGATGCGAAAACGAAAGAATTAGTTTGGCAAGGTGAAGGAACTGGCTCTCTTACAAAAAACACAGACAAAAAAGACGCTCGAATTAAAGAATTTGTTTCTAAAATTTTAGAGCAATATCCTCCAAAATAA
- a CDS encoding urocanate hydratase translates to MTFQEQILQGIPSILPNPKPYEAEINHAPKRKEILSDEEKKLALKNALRYFEPKHHAELLPEFKAELETYGRIYMYRLRPDYKMYARPISEYPGKCEQAKAIMLMIQNNLDYAVAQHPHELITYGGNGAVFQNWAQYLLTMKYLAEMTDEQTLAMYSGHPMGLFPSHKEAPRVVVTNGMVIPNYSKPDDWEKMNALGVSQYGQMTAGSYMYIGPQGIVHGTTITVLNGFRKIKKSPKGGLFVTSGLGGMSGAQPKAGNIAGCVTVCAEVNPKITHIRHSQGWINEVIENIDELVPRVKNALANNEVVSIAYLGNVVDVWERFDQENLHIDLGSDQTSLHNPWAGGYYPIGYTFEESNDLMANNPDKFKEEVQKTLRRHAAAINKHTKKGTYFFDYGNAFLLEASRAGADVFAENHIDFKYNSYVQDIMGPMCFDYGFGPFRWVCASGNPEDLAKTDKIACDVLEEMMKNSPEEIQQQMADNIQWIKGAQENKLVVGSQARILYADAEGRIKIAEAFNQAIAKGEIGYVILGRDHHDVSGTDSPYRETSNIYDGSRFTADMAIQNVIGDSFRGATWVSIHNGGGVGWGEVINGGFGMVLDGTKEASKRLESMLFWDVNNGISRRSWARNEGAIFAIKRAMETQPLLKVTIPNIVEDQLLDF, encoded by the coding sequence ATGACTTTTCAAGAACAAATACTACAAGGAATTCCATCGATTTTACCAAATCCAAAACCGTATGAGGCCGAAATAAATCATGCGCCAAAACGAAAAGAAATTCTTTCTGACGAGGAAAAAAAATTAGCCTTAAAAAATGCTTTACGCTATTTTGAACCTAAACATCATGCCGAATTACTTCCCGAATTCAAAGCCGAATTAGAAACCTACGGAAGAATTTACATGTACCGTTTGCGACCTGATTATAAGATGTACGCACGACCAATTTCAGAATATCCTGGAAAATGCGAACAAGCAAAAGCTATTATGTTGATGATTCAAAATAATTTGGATTATGCCGTTGCACAACATCCACATGAACTAATAACTTATGGTGGAAATGGTGCTGTTTTTCAAAATTGGGCACAGTATTTATTGACCATGAAATATTTGGCAGAAATGACCGATGAACAAACTTTAGCCATGTATTCTGGTCATCCAATGGGATTATTTCCATCACATAAAGAAGCGCCAAGAGTGGTTGTTACAAACGGAATGGTAATTCCAAATTATTCCAAACCAGACGATTGGGAAAAAATGAATGCTCTAGGAGTTTCGCAATACGGACAAATGACTGCAGGAAGTTATATGTATATCGGTCCACAAGGAATTGTTCACGGCACTACAATTACCGTTTTAAACGGATTCCGAAAAATAAAAAAATCCCCAAAAGGTGGATTATTCGTAACTTCTGGATTGGGAGGAATGTCTGGCGCACAACCAAAAGCAGGAAATATTGCCGGTTGCGTTACTGTTTGTGCAGAAGTAAATCCGAAAATTACACACATTCGTCATTCACAAGGTTGGATTAATGAAGTAATTGAAAACATTGACGAATTAGTTCCAAGAGTTAAAAACGCTCTAGCAAATAATGAAGTGGTTTCCATTGCTTATCTCGGAAATGTAGTTGATGTTTGGGAGCGATTTGACCAAGAAAACCTGCATATCGATTTAGGTTCCGATCAAACTTCATTACACAATCCTTGGGCTGGAGGTTATTATCCAATTGGTTACACATTCGAAGAATCTAACGATTTAATGGCCAATAATCCTGATAAATTCAAGGAAGAAGTTCAAAAAACATTGCGTCGTCATGCGGCTGCAATTAATAAACATACCAAAAAAGGAACGTATTTCTTCGATTACGGAAATGCTTTTTTACTTGAAGCTTCGCGTGCTGGGGCTGATGTTTTTGCAGAAAACCACATCGATTTCAAGTACAATAGCTACGTTCAAGATATTATGGGACCAATGTGTTTCGATTACGGATTTGGTCCATTCCGATGGGTTTGTGCTTCAGGAAATCCCGAAGATTTAGCCAAAACCGACAAAATCGCTTGTGATGTTCTTGAGGAAATGATGAAAAATTCTCCAGAGGAAATCCAACAGCAGATGGCCGATAACATCCAATGGATAAAAGGCGCGCAAGAAAATAAATTGGTCGTTGGCTCACAAGCAAGAATTCTGTATGCTGATGCCGAAGGAAGAATTAAAATTGCAGAAGCTTTCAATCAAGCCATTGCAAAAGGAGAAATAGGATATGTTATTTTAGGACGAGATCATCACGACGTTTCAGGAACCGATTCGCCTTATAGAGAAACATCTAACATTTATGACGGTTCACGATTTACTGCAGATATGGCTATTCAAAACGTTATCGGAGATAGTTTTCGAGGCGCTACTTGGGTTTCCATTCACAATGGTGGAGGCGTTGGTTGGGGCGAAGTAATTAATGGTGGTTTTGGTATGGTTCTTGATGGTACTAAAGAAGCATCTAAACGATTAGAGTCGATGCTTTTTTGGGATGTAAACAACGGAATTTCAAGAAGAAGTTGGGCAAGAAACGAAGGAGCTATTTTTGCAATAAAAAGAGCCATGGAGACGCAACCTTTATTGAAAGTTACCATCCCTAATATAGTTGAAGACCAGTTGTTAGATTTTTAG
- a CDS encoding DUF5522 domain-containing protein, whose product MNEDLNPKNLKEGEDYYLTPEGYRCFTEKYHLKRGYCCKSGCRHCPYGFDKKTGTTKK is encoded by the coding sequence ATGAATGAAGATTTAAATCCGAAAAATTTAAAAGAAGGAGAAGATTACTATTTAACTCCTGAAGGCTATCGCTGTTTCACAGAAAAATATCATTTAAAACGTGGTTATTGTTGCAAAAGCGGCTGTAGACATTGTCCATATGGATTTGACAAGAAAACGGGAACAACAAAAAAGTAA